Proteins from a genomic interval of Alteromonas macleodii ATCC 27126:
- the hflX gene encoding ribosome rescue GTPase HflX — protein MFDRYEAGEQAVLVHVNFSDENSKEDLSELELLVSSAGVNAVEVITTSRSAPHAKFFVGSGKAEEIAAAVKAHDANVVIFNHALSPSQERNLEAVCKCRVLDRTGLILDIFAQRARTHEGKLQVELAQLRHISTRLIRGWTHLERQKGGIGLRGPGETQLETDRRLLRGRIKAILRRLEKVQKQREQGRRSRKRAEIPTVSLVGYTNAGKSTLFNTITDSHVYAADQLFATLDPTLRKIDLKDVGPAILADTVGFIRHLPHDLVAAFKATLQETQEADLLLHVVDIADAKYRETMDEVNDVLEEIEAGEIQQLLICNKIDKLDDVQPRIERNDEGVPVRVWLSAQTGEGTELLSQALTECLGKSMVNYTLKIPPAQSRLRGVLYELNCIASEEYDSQGDWVVDVRMPAADWNRLEKRLENGISEYVVRH, from the coding sequence TTGTTTGACCGTTATGAAGCCGGTGAACAGGCTGTACTTGTTCATGTTAATTTTTCCGACGAGAACAGTAAAGAAGACTTAAGTGAGCTTGAATTGCTTGTGTCTTCAGCAGGGGTTAATGCGGTAGAAGTTATTACGACTTCGCGCAGTGCGCCTCATGCTAAGTTTTTTGTTGGTTCAGGTAAGGCAGAGGAAATAGCAGCGGCAGTGAAAGCACACGATGCCAACGTTGTTATTTTCAACCACGCGCTTTCTCCTTCTCAGGAGCGTAATTTAGAAGCGGTGTGTAAATGCCGGGTGTTAGATAGAACGGGGCTAATTCTCGATATTTTTGCGCAGCGCGCAAGAACACATGAGGGTAAGCTTCAGGTCGAACTAGCCCAGTTGAGGCATATCTCAACTCGTCTCATCAGAGGATGGACCCACCTTGAGCGTCAAAAAGGTGGTATTGGTCTTCGCGGTCCAGGTGAGACACAGCTAGAAACTGACCGTCGACTACTTCGTGGTCGTATTAAAGCCATTCTTCGTCGTTTGGAAAAAGTGCAAAAGCAACGCGAGCAGGGTCGCCGCTCGCGCAAACGCGCTGAAATTCCAACGGTATCCTTAGTTGGCTATACGAATGCGGGAAAATCGACGCTGTTTAACACCATTACCGACTCACACGTTTACGCTGCCGATCAGCTGTTTGCAACGCTAGATCCCACGTTACGCAAAATCGATTTAAAAGACGTAGGGCCGGCTATTTTAGCCGACACGGTAGGTTTTATTCGTCATCTTCCCCACGACCTCGTTGCTGCGTTTAAAGCGACACTTCAAGAGACTCAAGAAGCAGATTTACTGCTCCATGTGGTTGATATTGCTGATGCAAAATATCGCGAAACTATGGATGAAGTTAATGATGTACTTGAAGAAATTGAAGCTGGAGAGATTCAACAATTACTAATCTGTAATAAGATTGATAAACTAGACGACGTTCAACCGCGTATAGAAAGAAACGACGAAGGCGTGCCTGTTAGAGTGTGGCTATCTGCACAAACAGGCGAAGGAACGGAATTATTGAGCCAGGCTTTAACCGAATGTTTAGGTAAAAGCATGGTGAATTACACATTAAAGATTCCGCCTGCACAAAGTCGATTGCGCGGCGTGTTGTACGAACTAAACTGTATTGCTAGTGAAGAATACGACAGTCAGGGAGACTGGGTAGTTGATGTGAGAATGCCCGCCGCTGACTGGAACAGACTTGAAAAACGTCTGGAAAACGGAATATCAGAGTATGTTGTGCGACATTAG
- the hfq gene encoding RNA chaperone Hfq yields the protein MAKGQSLQDPFLNALRKERIPVSIYLVNGIKLQGQVESFDQFVILLKNTVSQMVYKHAISTVVPARAITMPSAGDSENTKGE from the coding sequence ATGGCTAAAGGGCAATCTTTACAAGACCCATTCTTGAACGCTTTGCGTAAGGAACGTATTCCAGTATCAATTTATCTGGTAAACGGTATTAAACTTCAGGGACAGGTTGAATCTTTCGACCAGTTCGTAATTTTACTGAAGAACACAGTAAGCCAAATGGTGTATAAGCACGCGATTTCTACTGTTGTTCCAGCACGCGCTATCACAATGCCTAGCGCAGGAGATTCTGAAAATACTAAAGGTGAATAA
- the miaA gene encoding tRNA (adenosine(37)-N6)-dimethylallyltransferase MiaA encodes MGPTASGKTGLALDIAAKVESEVISVDSALVYKGMDIGTAKPTQEEQAGVVHHLIDIIDPAQSYSVSQFVNDTNALIGDILARGKVPILAGGTMMYFNALINGISPLPKSDEKIRDEITQQAQRLGWSKLHDELRGVDPISGERIHPNDPQRITRALEVYRSTGKTLTHWQQQEGEKCPYNIAQFAIAPADRAVLHERIATRFDLMLEQGFENEVVKLYERSDLHEDLPSIRSVGYRQMWQYLDGQLSYAEMRERGIIATRQLAKRQLTWLRGWEQVTWLDTFANDNLTKITAKVTL; translated from the coding sequence ATGGGCCCCACGGCATCAGGCAAGACAGGCTTGGCGCTTGATATAGCGGCCAAGGTTGAAAGCGAAGTAATTAGTGTTGATTCAGCCCTTGTTTATAAAGGTATGGACATCGGCACTGCGAAGCCAACGCAGGAAGAGCAAGCAGGTGTAGTACATCATCTAATTGATATTATCGACCCTGCACAAAGCTATTCGGTGTCGCAATTTGTAAACGACACTAATGCGCTAATTGGCGATATTTTAGCGCGTGGCAAGGTGCCAATTTTGGCTGGAGGTACAATGATGTACTTTAATGCCTTGATAAATGGAATTTCGCCACTACCTAAGTCAGATGAAAAGATACGGGACGAAATAACACAGCAGGCACAACGCTTGGGTTGGTCTAAATTACACGATGAATTACGTGGTGTAGACCCAATTAGTGGTGAGAGAATTCACCCCAACGACCCACAGCGAATTACCCGTGCGCTGGAAGTGTATAGAAGTACCGGCAAGACGTTGACACATTGGCAACAACAAGAGGGTGAAAAGTGCCCTTATAACATTGCACAATTTGCCATAGCGCCCGCAGACAGGGCAGTGTTGCACGAACGTATAGCGACCCGCTTTGATTTGATGTTGGAGCAAGGGTTTGAGAATGAAGTAGTAAAGCTCTACGAACGCAGTGATCTTCATGAAGATTTGCCTTCTATTCGTTCGGTAGGGTACAGACAGATGTGGCAGTACCTAGACGGCCAATTGAGTTACGCAGAAATGCGTGAAAGAGGCATTATCGCTACAAGGCAGCTCGCCAAGCGTCAGCTCACGTGGTTACGGGGCTGGGAGCAGGTTACATGGCTAGACACATTTGCTAACGATAATTTGACTAAAATTACAGCGAAAGTCACACTTTAA
- the mutL gene encoding DNA mismatch repair endonuclease MutL, whose amino-acid sequence MPIQLLSPQLANQIAAGEVVERPASVVKELLENSLDAGATKIEVDIEKGGHKRIRIKDNGSGIVKSELQLALSRHATSKITTLDDLEQILSLGFRGEALASISSVSRLTLTSRTESQGEAWQAYCEGREMAVNIQPAAHPVGTTIDVADLFYNTPARRKFLRTEKTEFQHIEEVIKRIALSYPKVSFVLKHNDKVAKRFIADKAGSLATRIGAVVGQKFVQNAVHISTEYEGLHIDAWLGNEAMLRSSNDCQFSFVNGRGMRDKLIMHAIRQAYESVWGVVEQPSFVVYLTVNPKDVDVNVHPAKHEVRFQQGRLVHDFICKTVSDALHAMTDEQPLSGMDASRPSGSDFMSSQVEHDYIRPLQNQTSDNAQAFNESSRYSTGGISQGAPQSYGQFTGSPRNTSSGSASGGRSGGAAHKQSRGPSAAYQSNYNALMTPNSDIINNNADPMPVAEHVNLTSQCRIYPKSEKIYLLCATKVASIWLSELFLKAQHGQPLLMPVAVSLNNVNEQLVTLLNDAHFEVNKVAGKYRLQQVPAGTRHLPWLKWFEYFLLVELNDEVNSLDDAVKSLVLPEHVLDEETSNALWYWLDQQSEVKQWEIIEQFAKVRPLNSVLDVWGE is encoded by the coding sequence TTGCCTATACAGCTTTTATCTCCCCAACTTGCAAACCAGATTGCCGCTGGTGAAGTGGTTGAGCGCCCCGCGTCTGTGGTTAAAGAATTACTAGAAAACAGCCTTGATGCTGGTGCCACCAAAATAGAAGTCGATATTGAAAAAGGTGGCCACAAACGCATTCGAATAAAAGACAATGGGTCAGGCATTGTCAAAAGTGAACTGCAGCTGGCATTAAGTCGCCATGCAACCAGCAAAATCACCACTCTGGATGACTTAGAACAAATTCTCTCTCTTGGCTTTCGTGGCGAAGCGCTGGCCAGTATTAGCTCGGTAAGCCGGTTAACACTGACATCGCGCACTGAGTCTCAAGGTGAGGCGTGGCAGGCCTATTGTGAGGGTAGGGAAATGGCGGTAAATATCCAGCCAGCGGCCCACCCTGTTGGCACCACAATTGACGTGGCAGATCTGTTTTACAACACGCCAGCAAGACGTAAGTTTTTACGCACCGAAAAAACCGAATTTCAGCATATTGAAGAAGTCATAAAACGCATAGCACTGAGCTATCCCAAGGTTTCATTTGTTTTAAAACACAACGATAAAGTAGCAAAGCGCTTTATCGCCGACAAAGCAGGCAGTTTAGCCACCCGAATTGGCGCTGTGGTTGGACAAAAGTTTGTTCAAAACGCCGTACATATTAGTACTGAGTATGAAGGTCTTCACATTGATGCTTGGCTAGGTAATGAGGCCATGCTTCGCAGCAGTAATGATTGCCAGTTCAGTTTTGTTAACGGCAGAGGCATGCGAGATAAGCTTATTATGCACGCTATTCGCCAAGCGTACGAAAGCGTTTGGGGTGTGGTGGAGCAACCAAGCTTTGTGGTGTACTTAACGGTTAACCCTAAAGATGTGGATGTAAATGTTCATCCCGCCAAGCATGAGGTGAGGTTTCAACAAGGCAGATTGGTACACGACTTTATCTGTAAAACCGTGAGTGATGCGCTGCATGCCATGACCGACGAACAGCCTTTATCAGGAATGGACGCAAGCCGTCCTTCGGGCTCAGATTTCATGTCTTCTCAGGTAGAACACGATTACATTAGGCCTTTACAGAATCAAACGTCGGATAATGCACAGGCGTTCAACGAGTCTTCTCGTTACTCGACGGGGGGAATCTCGCAAGGCGCGCCACAGTCTTATGGGCAATTTACAGGCAGTCCAAGAAATACATCCTCGGGAAGTGCCAGTGGTGGACGAAGTGGTGGCGCTGCACATAAGCAAAGTCGAGGGCCAAGTGCGGCATATCAGTCAAATTACAATGCGTTAATGACGCCAAATAGCGACATTATTAACAACAATGCAGACCCGATGCCCGTTGCAGAGCACGTTAATCTAACTTCCCAGTGTAGAATTTACCCAAAATCAGAAAAAATTTACCTTCTTTGTGCAACTAAAGTTGCAAGTATCTGGTTAAGCGAACTATTTTTAAAAGCGCAGCATGGACAACCGTTGTTAATGCCCGTTGCTGTTTCGCTCAATAATGTCAATGAGCAACTGGTTACACTGCTAAACGACGCGCATTTTGAAGTGAATAAAGTGGCTGGCAAATATCGGCTGCAACAGGTGCCGGCCGGCACCAGGCACTTGCCGTGGCTCAAGTGGTTTGAATACTTCTTATTAGTTGAACTAAATGATGAAGTAAATTCACTTGATGATGCCGTAAAATCATTGGTTTTGCCTGAACATGTTTTAGATGAAGAGACATCAAATGCGCTGTGGTACTGGTTGGATCAGCAGAGCGAAGTGAAACAATGGGAAATTATTGAGCAATTTGCTAAAGTGCGCCCCTTAAATTCAGTGCTAGATGTATGGGGAGAATAA